The following proteins come from a genomic window of Companilactobacillus pabuli:
- the tgt gene encoding tRNA guanosine(34) transglycosylase Tgt yields the protein MEPAVKYTLIKKEKHTGARLGMLETPHGTFETPIFMPVGTEASVKNMAPEDLEKIGATIVLANTYHLWLRPGEDIVKEAGGLHKFMNWDKGILTDSGGFQVFSLAKTRDITEAGVHFRNHLNGRREFLSPEKAIKIENYLGPDIMMSLDECPPFFESYDYIKKSVARTSRWAERGLKAHRNPDWQALFGIVQGAGFEDLRKQSAKDLVSMDFPGYSIGGLSVGESKSEMNRVLDFTTPLLPENKPRYLMGVGTADSLIDGVIRGIDMFDCVLPTRIARNGTCMTTHGRLVVKNAKYARDFGPIDPDCDCYVCRNYSRAYIRHLINANELFGTHLTSYHNLYFLLNLMKGVRQAIKDDNLLEFREHVFEDYGFNKENAKNF from the coding sequence ATGGAACCAGCTGTTAAATACACATTAATTAAAAAAGAAAAGCATACTGGTGCACGTTTAGGTATGCTAGAAACACCACATGGTACTTTTGAAACACCAATCTTCATGCCAGTTGGAACGGAAGCTTCAGTTAAAAACATGGCACCTGAAGACTTAGAAAAAATTGGTGCTACGATCGTTTTAGCTAATACTTATCACTTGTGGTTACGCCCTGGTGAAGACATCGTTAAAGAAGCCGGTGGTTTGCACAAATTCATGAATTGGGACAAAGGTATCTTGACTGATTCCGGTGGTTTTCAAGTCTTTTCACTAGCTAAAACTCGTGATATCACTGAAGCCGGGGTTCACTTTAGAAACCATTTAAATGGTCGTCGTGAATTCTTGTCACCAGAAAAAGCTATCAAGATTGAAAATTACTTAGGTCCAGATATCATGATGAGTTTGGATGAATGTCCACCATTCTTTGAAAGTTATGACTATATCAAAAAGTCAGTCGCTAGAACTAGTCGTTGGGCTGAGCGTGGTCTAAAAGCTCACCGTAATCCTGATTGGCAAGCTTTGTTTGGTATCGTTCAAGGCGCGGGCTTTGAAGATTTACGTAAGCAAAGTGCCAAAGACTTAGTAAGTATGGACTTCCCAGGTTATTCAATCGGGGGACTTTCGGTTGGTGAATCAAAGAGCGAAATGAATCGTGTCCTTGATTTCACAACACCACTATTGCCAGAAAACAAACCTCGTTACTTGATGGGAGTAGGTACAGCAGACTCCTTGATCGACGGTGTTATTAGAGGTATCGACATGTTTGACTGCGTCTTGCCAACAAGAATTGCTAGAAATGGTACTTGTATGACAACTCATGGTCGTCTAGTTGTTAAGAATGCCAAATATGCTAGAGACTTCGGTCCAATCGATCCAGACTGTGACTGTTACGTATGTCGCAACTATTCACGTGCTTACATTCGTCACTTGATCAACGCTAACGAATTGTTCGGAACACATTTGACTAGTTACCATAACTTGTACTTCTTGTTGAACTTGATGAAAGGCGTTCGTCAAGCTATCAAAGATGACAATCTACTAGAATTTAGAGAACACGTTTTTGAAGATTACGGTTTCAACAAAGAAAATGCTAAGAATTTTTAG
- the zwf gene encoding glucose-6-phosphate dehydrogenase, whose amino-acid sequence MVTEKSAIFIIFGGSGDLAHRKLYPSLFRLYKSGFLKDHFAVIGTARRPWSDDYFRETVITSLKDYFDDSENVMKEFAQHFFYQSHDVNDSEHYIALKNLAAKLDDQFSAGHNRVYYMAIAPRFFGTVAEHINSEGLKTDGYNRLVIEKPFGRDLDSACELNGNISKAFPEDDIYRIDHYLGKKMVQVIPDLRAHNPKFEKALNNKYVSNIQVTLAEKIGVEDRGGYYETAGVLRDMVQNHIMQIIGATAMDEPEATDAKIIHKHKCDLFASLKEMTPEQVDQDFVRGQYDTDKLGEENAYRQEDKVAADSNIETFTAGKLEFDSDRWSGVPFYVRSGKRMPDKTSRIDIVFNEKVDELGIKPNTVVTLLIERKDDHSILINGIDYKESAQDFIKFPEEKDFDNAREAYESLIIDILSGDRVHFTLWDELRSTWKYIDTIEERWASQTPEFPNYISGTMGPDAAEMLLERDGNSWVWDD is encoded by the coding sequence ATGGTTACAGAAAAATCAGCAATTTTTATTATTTTTGGGGGATCTGGTGATTTAGCTCATCGAAAACTGTATCCTTCCTTGTTCCGCTTGTATAAATCGGGATTTTTAAAAGACCACTTCGCCGTTATCGGTACTGCCCGTCGTCCTTGGAGTGATGACTATTTCCGTGAAACTGTTATCACTTCTTTGAAGGACTATTTTGATGATAGTGAAAATGTAATGAAAGAATTTGCACAACATTTCTTCTATCAATCACATGACGTCAATGATTCAGAACATTATATTGCTCTAAAGAATTTGGCTGCTAAACTAGATGATCAATTTTCTGCTGGCCACAACCGCGTTTACTACATGGCAATTGCTCCAAGATTCTTTGGAACCGTTGCTGAACACATTAATTCAGAAGGTTTGAAGACTGATGGTTACAACCGTTTAGTTATCGAAAAACCATTTGGCCGTGATTTAGATTCAGCTTGTGAATTGAATGGCAATATTTCTAAAGCTTTCCCAGAAGACGATATTTACCGTATCGACCACTATTTAGGTAAAAAGATGGTTCAAGTTATTCCTGACCTTCGTGCTCACAACCCTAAATTTGAAAAAGCTTTGAATAACAAGTATGTTTCAAATATTCAAGTAACTTTGGCTGAAAAAATCGGTGTTGAAGATCGTGGTGGATACTATGAAACTGCTGGAGTCCTTCGTGATATGGTTCAAAACCACATCATGCAAATTATCGGTGCCACAGCCATGGACGAACCAGAAGCTACTGATGCCAAAATTATTCACAAACACAAGTGTGACTTATTCGCTTCTTTGAAAGAAATGACTCCAGAACAAGTTGATCAAGATTTTGTTCGTGGACAATATGACACTGATAAACTCGGTGAAGAAAATGCTTATCGCCAAGAAGACAAAGTAGCAGCAGATTCTAACATTGAAACTTTCACTGCTGGTAAACTTGAATTTGATTCAGATCGTTGGAGTGGTGTACCATTTTATGTTCGTTCTGGTAAGAGAATGCCAGACAAAACTTCAAGAATTGATATTGTTTTCAACGAAAAAGTTGATGAACTGGGCATTAAACCTAATACAGTCGTGACACTCTTGATTGAAAGAAAAGACGATCACAGCATTTTGATCAACGGAATTGACTACAAAGAGTCAGCTCAAGATTTCATCAAATTCCCAGAAGAAAAAGACTTCGATAATGCTCGTGAAGCTTATGAAAGCTTGATCATCGATATTCTTTCTGGAGATCGTGTTCACTTCACACTTTGGGATGAACTAAGAAGTACTTGGAAGTACATCGATACGATTGAAGAACGTTGGGCTAGTCAAACACCAGAATTTCCAAATTACATTAGTGGCACAATGGGACCAGATGCTGCAGAAATGTTACTTGAACGTGATGGTAATTCTTGGGTTTGGGATGATTAG
- the ruvB gene encoding Holliday junction branch migration DNA helicase RuvB, whose translation MENDDERLTDADSLDNIENIVEQTLRPQSFDQYLGQEKAKKELDVYIKAAKQRQQTLDHVLLYGPPGLGKTTLAMIIANEMGVNIHTTTGPSIEKSGDLVAVLDELEPGDVLFIDEIHRMPRAVEEVLYSAMEDFYIDIIVGQGSESRSLHHQLVPYTLIGATTAAGKLSAPLRDRFGIVERMEYYTIDELSKIVFRSARVLNINVDEEGAHEIARRSRGTPRIANRLLKRVRDFAQVANQDTIDYKMAKSALNQLQVDDAGLDHLDRRILEMIIELYNGGPVGLKVIAANIGEDQETIEEVYEPYLMQMGFLKRTAKGRVVTRKGYEHMGIPYPEKNE comes from the coding sequence ATCGAAAATGATGATGAACGTTTAACGGATGCCGATTCATTAGATAATATTGAAAATATCGTTGAACAAACGCTCCGTCCCCAAAGTTTTGACCAATATTTAGGTCAAGAAAAAGCTAAAAAAGAATTAGATGTTTATATCAAAGCTGCCAAACAACGCCAACAAACTCTAGACCACGTTTTGCTATACGGACCTCCAGGGTTAGGTAAAACAACTTTGGCTATGATCATCGCTAACGAAATGGGCGTCAACATCCATACGACAACTGGTCCTTCGATTGAAAAATCTGGCGACTTAGTAGCTGTCTTGGATGAACTAGAACCAGGTGACGTCTTGTTTATTGATGAAATCCATCGTATGCCTAGAGCGGTTGAAGAAGTTTTGTATTCAGCAATGGAAGATTTCTACATTGATATCATCGTTGGTCAAGGTAGTGAATCACGATCATTGCATCACCAACTAGTGCCTTACACTTTAATTGGTGCGACAACGGCTGCTGGAAAACTTTCTGCACCACTAAGAGATCGGTTTGGAATTGTCGAAAGAATGGAGTACTATACCATAGATGAATTGTCTAAAATTGTTTTCCGTTCTGCACGAGTTTTAAATATCAATGTCGATGAAGAAGGAGCTCATGAGATTGCTAGAAGATCCCGTGGGACACCTAGAATTGCCAACCGATTGCTCAAGCGTGTCCGTGATTTTGCTCAAGTAGCAAATCAAGATACGATTGATTACAAGATGGCAAAATCTGCTTTGAACCAATTACAAGTTGACGATGCTGGATTAGATCATTTGGACCGTCGAATTTTAGAGATGATCATTGAATTGTACAATGGTGGTCCCGTTGGTCTAAAAGTCATCGCTGCCAACATCGGTGAAGACCAAGAAACAATTGAAGAAGTTTATGAACCATATCTTATGCAAATGGGATTCTTGAAGAGAACTGCCAAGGGTCGTGTCGTGACGAGAAAAGGTTATGAACACATGGGAATACCTTATCCCGAAAAAAACGAGTAA
- the ruvA gene encoding Holliday junction branch migration protein RuvA, producing the protein MFEYLNGLITSVTPSYIVVDVQGVGYKVQVANPYRYEENQEARVYVEQIVRDNEQSLYGFYDLNEKNIFLHLISVSGIGPKSALAILAGQDLQGLIHAIENDDVKFLTKFPKIGKKTAQQIILDLSGKFTAEGQMTLGETPAVLSSGNQELEDGLAALDSLGYSAKEISKVKSQLEKENLKSADEYLRAGLKLLS; encoded by the coding sequence ATGTTTGAATATTTGAATGGTTTAATAACATCAGTGACTCCTTCATATATTGTGGTGGATGTCCAAGGTGTCGGCTACAAAGTCCAAGTGGCTAATCCTTATCGTTACGAAGAAAATCAAGAAGCCAGAGTTTATGTTGAACAAATCGTCCGTGATAATGAACAGTCCTTGTATGGTTTTTATGATTTGAATGAGAAAAATATTTTCCTACATTTAATCAGCGTTTCAGGAATTGGGCCAAAGAGTGCTTTAGCCATTTTAGCTGGGCAAGACTTACAAGGTTTGATCCATGCGATTGAAAATGACGATGTCAAATTCTTAACTAAGTTTCCTAAGATTGGTAAGAAGACTGCTCAACAAATCATCTTGGATCTATCTGGTAAATTTACCGCTGAAGGTCAGATGACTCTAGGTGAAACTCCAGCCGTCTTAAGTAGCGGCAATCAAGAACTAGAAGATGGACTAGCAGCCTTAGATTCACTAGGTTATTCAGCTAAAGAAATCAGTAAAGTAAAGTCACAATTAGAAAAAGAAAATCTCAAATCTGCCGACGAATACTTACGTGCCGGTTTAAAATTATTGAGTTAG
- the dinB gene encoding DNA polymerase IV — protein sequence MDAFFASVEEREHPEYKKKCLIVAQDPRKHHHHGVVTTANYNARKYGAHSAMPAQQAVDLIPKEKLVITPPNFELYRNVSNQIHDIFADVTDNYQSVALDEAYLDVTKNKLNETNTIKIANYIQQRIVKETNLTCSVGISYNKFLAKMASDYRKPFGRTIILGKYAKEFLKPIPIEKFNGIGKAMQEKLHEMDIYTGEDLQNLDQDTFLQKFGKMGYVIYKRVHGIDDSPVEGHRLRKSIGRERTYNRNLVTEEQIYQELDFLAELVSQDLRKKRQHGKTVVLKLRNSDFETITKRMSFQDYVQTKSEIYRVAKDIYDKLKVTDQKIRLLGITVTNLDPLSYEEVSLNLSYKEDKYE from the coding sequence ATGGATGCTTTTTTCGCTTCTGTGGAAGAAAGAGAACATCCCGAATACAAAAAGAAATGTTTGATAGTAGCTCAAGATCCACGAAAACACCATCATCACGGAGTAGTAACCACAGCTAATTACAATGCTAGAAAATACGGTGCTCATTCAGCCATGCCAGCTCAACAAGCAGTTGATTTGATTCCTAAAGAAAAACTAGTCATCACGCCACCGAATTTTGAATTGTATCGTAATGTTTCCAATCAAATTCATGATATTTTTGCGGACGTGACGGACAACTATCAATCAGTCGCTTTGGATGAAGCCTACTTAGATGTCACCAAAAATAAACTCAATGAAACTAACACAATCAAGATTGCCAATTACATTCAACAACGAATCGTCAAAGAAACGAATTTAACTTGTTCTGTCGGTATTTCTTATAACAAATTCTTAGCTAAGATGGCTTCTGATTATCGCAAACCTTTTGGCCGAACGATTATATTGGGTAAGTATGCTAAAGAATTCCTCAAGCCGATTCCAATCGAAAAATTTAACGGTATCGGCAAAGCTATGCAAGAAAAACTTCACGAGATGGATATTTATACTGGTGAGGATTTACAAAATCTCGATCAAGATACGTTTTTACAAAAATTTGGCAAGATGGGTTACGTAATTTATAAACGTGTCCACGGTATCGATGATTCTCCAGTTGAAGGACATCGTTTGCGCAAATCGATCGGTCGAGAACGGACTTATAATCGTAATTTAGTTACCGAAGAACAAATTTATCAGGAATTGGATTTTTTGGCTGAATTAGTCAGTCAAGATTTAAGAAAAAAACGTCAGCACGGTAAGACAGTCGTTTTAAAATTACGAAATTCTGACTTTGAAACGATCACTAAACGAATGAGTTTTCAAGATTATGTCCAAACAAAATCAGAAATTTATCGTGTTGCCAAAGATATTTATGATAAATTAAAGGTAACTGATCAAAAGATTCGCCTCTTGGGGATTACGGTCACTAATCTTGACCCATTGTCATATGAGGAAGTCTCTTTGAATTTGTCTTATAAGGAGGACAAGTATGAATAG
- the queA gene encoding tRNA preQ1(34) S-adenosylmethionine ribosyltransferase-isomerase QueA, with the protein MSLSTEDFDYDLPEELIAQTPIKDRDHSRLLVLDHKTGEYQDKHFYDILDYLNPGDALVMNNSRVLPARLYGTKEDTDGHEEVLLLNNIEGDKWEVLMKPARRAKVGTKVQFGDGQLEAEVLEDLEHGGKIIEFHYQGIFMEILEQLGEMPLPPYIKEKLDDPDRYQTVYAKENGSAAAPTAGLHWTKDLLKKVEEKGVKLVYVTLHVGLGTFRPVTETDVDKHVMHSEFYRLDEDSAKTLNEVRKNGGKIVATGTTSIRTLETIGTKFNGEIKADSGWTDIFIKPGYEWKVVDEFITNFHLPKSTLVMLVAAFTGRENILNAYRHAVEEKYRFFSFGDAMFIK; encoded by the coding sequence ATGTCACTATCAACCGAAGATTTTGATTATGATTTACCAGAAGAACTAATTGCTCAAACACCTATCAAAGATCGTGATCACTCAAGACTACTCGTTTTGGATCACAAAACAGGTGAATATCAAGACAAGCATTTTTATGACATCTTGGATTATTTGAACCCTGGGGATGCTTTAGTTATGAACAATTCTCGTGTTCTACCAGCTCGTTTGTACGGGACTAAAGAAGACACTGACGGCCATGAAGAAGTGTTGTTGTTGAACAACATCGAAGGCGACAAGTGGGAAGTTTTGATGAAGCCAGCTCGTCGTGCCAAAGTCGGTACAAAGGTTCAATTTGGCGATGGTCAACTTGAAGCTGAAGTTTTGGAAGACCTTGAACACGGTGGAAAAATCATCGAATTTCATTATCAAGGAATCTTTATGGAGATTTTGGAACAATTAGGTGAAATGCCACTTCCTCCATACATCAAAGAAAAACTCGATGATCCTGACCGTTATCAAACTGTTTATGCCAAAGAAAATGGTTCAGCCGCTGCTCCAACTGCTGGTTTGCACTGGACAAAAGATCTCCTCAAGAAAGTCGAAGAAAAGGGCGTTAAATTAGTCTATGTAACTTTGCATGTTGGTTTAGGAACATTTAGACCCGTAACTGAAACTGACGTTGATAAGCACGTAATGCATTCAGAATTTTATCGTTTGGATGAAGATTCAGCTAAGACTTTGAATGAAGTTAGGAAAAATGGTGGCAAGATCGTTGCGACTGGAACTACTTCAATCAGAACGCTAGAAACTATCGGTACCAAGTTCAATGGCGAAATCAAAGCCGACAGTGGCTGGACTGACATTTTCATCAAACCTGGCTACGAATGGAAGGTCGTTGATGAATTTATCACTAACTTCCATTTGCCAAAATCAACTTTGGTTATGTTAGTTGCTGCATTTACTGGTCGTGAAAATATCTTGAACGCTTATCGTCATGCTGTTGAGGAAAAATATCGTTTCTTCAGTTTTGGCGATGCAATGTTCATTAAGTAG
- the yajC gene encoding preprotein translocase subunit YajC, giving the protein MLTLGAAGAGGSMGLMIFVVIMFVGMYFLSIRPQKKQQQKRQEMLKGMNKGDKVVTLGGIKGVIASIDRDNKEVVVDCDGIYLTFDLNFIRRAEPGNSVTAAKEDSAEAKNEKKEAPAKEPKEAETEKVETADEKPAEDSKVEEPKAEDSKDAEDTKEETK; this is encoded by the coding sequence ATGCTTACATTAGGCGCTGCAGGTGCTGGTGGATCAATGGGACTCATGATTTTTGTCGTTATCATGTTCGTTGGTATGTACTTTTTATCAATTCGTCCCCAAAAGAAGCAACAACAAAAACGTCAAGAAATGCTTAAAGGCATGAACAAAGGTGACAAAGTTGTTACTCTTGGTGGTATCAAAGGTGTTATCGCATCAATCGATCGTGACAACAAAGAAGTTGTCGTAGATTGTGACGGAATTTATCTAACATTTGACCTAAACTTCATTCGTCGTGCTGAACCAGGTAACAGCGTAACAGCTGCTAAGGAAGACAGTGCAGAAGCAAAGAATGAAAAGAAAGAAGCTCCAGCTAAAGAACCAAAAGAAGCTGAAACTGAAAAAGTAGAAACTGCTGACGAAAAACCAGCCGAAGATTCAAAAGTTGAAGAACCAAAAGCTGAAGACTCAAAAGATGCAGAAGATACAAAAGAAGAAACAAAATAA
- the mutL gene encoding DNA mismatch repair endonuclease MutL, translating into MGIIHELPVELSNQIAAGEVIERPASVVKELVENSIDAKATQVLITVAQAGLKSIEVNDNGKGIASDDVEVAFLPHTTSKISTDRDLFNVKTLGFRGEALASIASVSKLTVVTSVDGKSAQRAKFSGNELIKKETFARSKGTTMTVEDLFFNTPARLKYVKSLHTELNKIVDIVDRLAMGHPEISFRLIHEGKDLVWTSGNNNLQQTIAGIYGRTIASHMLDFENSDPDYQIKGYFSKPDTTRSNRSYISIILNGRYIRNFQLTNAIIRGYGSKLMVARFPIAVVNITMDPALVDINVHPTKQEVRLTNEGHIGDLISNGIRERLSNQNLIPDAVKNLGKKEITPKVDTYKPEQISLNDISTIDKINEPLMTATAEPGPEYQRPMSPETPVETPMDGMPIFKDPKHLKAWDQRLKQETDQKVRVVDSQQTTQQEPVSQEETIGFPNLRYIGQIHGTYLVAESEDGFYLIDQHAAQERVNYEYYRKEIGKVSNDQQKLLVPIVLDYPNAESILIKEKKPVLESIGLYLDDFGQNSFVVNTHPTWFVPGQEESTIKEMIDYVLNDSKISVASFREKNAIMMSCKRAIKANHHITDNEARKLLENLTKAENPYNCPHGRPVLVQFSNKDLEKMFKRIQDPHDTRESE; encoded by the coding sequence ATGGGTATTATTCATGAACTACCAGTTGAATTAAGCAACCAGATCGCAGCTGGGGAAGTTATTGAACGCCCAGCATCAGTCGTCAAAGAGCTGGTGGAAAATTCCATCGATGCCAAAGCTACCCAAGTTTTAATTACTGTCGCTCAAGCTGGATTGAAATCGATCGAAGTTAACGACAATGGTAAAGGAATCGCCAGTGATGATGTTGAAGTGGCCTTTTTGCCCCACACGACTAGTAAGATCTCAACTGACCGTGACTTGTTCAATGTCAAAACATTAGGATTTCGTGGTGAAGCTTTGGCTAGTATCGCCTCTGTTTCCAAACTAACGGTTGTGACAAGTGTGGACGGCAAATCAGCTCAACGAGCTAAGTTTTCTGGTAATGAATTGATTAAAAAGGAAACCTTTGCCCGCTCAAAAGGAACGACCATGACAGTTGAAGACTTATTCTTCAATACGCCCGCTCGCTTGAAATACGTTAAATCATTGCACACTGAATTGAATAAAATCGTTGATATCGTTGACCGCTTAGCTATGGGTCATCCCGAGATCTCATTTCGCTTGATTCATGAAGGTAAGGACTTAGTTTGGACATCTGGCAACAACAATTTACAACAGACGATTGCCGGAATTTATGGTCGTACGATTGCTAGTCACATGCTCGATTTTGAAAATTCTGACCCTGATTATCAAATCAAAGGTTACTTCTCAAAACCAGATACGACTCGTTCCAATCGTTCGTATATTTCAATAATTTTGAACGGTCGCTACATTCGTAATTTCCAATTAACTAACGCTATTATCAGAGGCTACGGCTCGAAGTTGATGGTGGCAAGATTTCCAATTGCGGTAGTCAATATTACTATGGATCCAGCTCTAGTCGATATCAATGTCCATCCGACGAAACAAGAAGTTCGTTTGACTAATGAAGGTCACATCGGCGACTTGATAAGTAATGGAATTCGGGAACGTTTGTCAAATCAAAACTTAATTCCGGATGCAGTCAAAAATCTCGGTAAAAAAGAGATCACGCCTAAAGTCGATACGTATAAACCTGAACAAATCAGTTTAAACGACATTTCAACTATCGACAAAATCAACGAACCACTAATGACAGCTACAGCTGAACCCGGACCAGAATATCAACGTCCAATGTCACCAGAAACACCAGTAGAAACACCAATGGACGGGATGCCGATTTTCAAAGACCCAAAACATCTCAAAGCTTGGGATCAACGGCTCAAACAAGAAACTGATCAAAAGGTTCGAGTAGTAGATTCGCAACAAACAACTCAGCAAGAGCCAGTATCACAAGAAGAAACGATTGGTTTTCCAAATTTGCGCTACATCGGTCAAATCCATGGAACTTATTTAGTCGCTGAGAGTGAAGATGGCTTTTATTTGATTGATCAACATGCCGCTCAAGAACGAGTTAACTACGAATACTATCGCAAAGAAATTGGCAAGGTTTCTAACGACCAACAAAAATTATTAGTTCCAATCGTCTTGGATTATCCCAACGCTGAAAGTATCTTGATCAAGGAAAAGAAGCCCGTTTTGGAGAGTATCGGTTTATATTTAGATGACTTTGGTCAAAACAGTTTTGTCGTCAACACTCATCCAACGTGGTTTGTACCCGGACAAGAGGAATCGACTATCAAAGAAATGATTGACTATGTCCTAAATGATTCTAAAATTAGTGTGGCCAGCTTCCGTGAGAAGAACGCCATCATGATGAGTTGTAAGCGAGCTATCAAAGCTAATCACCACATAACTGACAATGAAGCACGAAAGTTATTGGAGAATTTGACTAAAGCTGAGAATCCTTACAATTGTCCCCATGGTCGTCCAGTTTTAGTACAATTCAGCAACAAGGATCTCGAGAAAATGTTCAAGAGAATCCAGGATCCACACGATACTAGAGAGAGTGAATAA
- a CDS encoding DHH family phosphoesterase, with amino-acid sequence MNSFAQIIATIKKYDRIIILRHQNPDPDALGSQAGLATAIRQAFPEKNVLIGGNNTEGLKWLSTVQEVTNEDYKGALVIVTDTANRPRIDDQRFDDGAYLIKIDHHPNDDAYGDQLFVNTDASSSSEIIADLIDSSSELTLTKEVAYYLYAGIVGDTGRFLYPATTEHTMRVGGKFIALGVDTAAINNKMNEITLKQAKLQGVLFDILQIDSTGAAYAVIDLDMMKKLGINQEQANSVVSTPGRLKEVCSWMEAVQKDDGTFRMHLRSQGPIINELAKNHNGGGHPLASGATAKDLDEVKQMFEELKDLVAKYNQKGE; translated from the coding sequence ATGAATAGCTTTGCGCAAATAATTGCAACAATCAAAAAATATGATAGAATTATCATTCTACGTCATCAAAATCCTGATCCTGATGCATTGGGATCTCAAGCTGGTTTAGCCACAGCCATTCGCCAAGCATTTCCAGAAAAAAATGTTTTAATTGGTGGTAACAACACTGAAGGTTTGAAGTGGCTTTCAACAGTTCAAGAAGTAACTAATGAAGACTACAAGGGTGCTTTGGTAATCGTTACAGATACTGCCAATCGACCAAGAATTGACGATCAACGTTTTGATGATGGAGCTTACTTGATCAAAATCGACCACCATCCTAATGATGATGCTTATGGAGATCAACTTTTTGTTAATACTGATGCTAGTTCTAGTTCAGAAATTATCGCTGACTTGATCGACAGCAGTTCTGAATTGACTTTGACTAAAGAAGTCGCTTATTACTTATACGCTGGAATCGTTGGTGATACAGGAAGATTCTTGTATCCAGCAACTACAGAACATACAATGCGTGTCGGTGGTAAATTTATCGCTTTGGGCGTTGATACAGCAGCAATTAACAACAAGATGAACGAGATCACTTTAAAACAAGCCAAACTTCAAGGAGTCTTATTCGATATTTTACAAATCGATTCTACCGGTGCAGCCTACGCCGTGATCGACCTTGATATGATGAAGAAACTTGGTATCAATCAAGAACAAGCTAATTCAGTCGTTTCTACACCAGGTCGTTTGAAGGAAGTTTGTTCATGGATGGAAGCTGTTCAAAAGGACGACGGAACTTTCAGAATGCACTTGCGTTCTCAAGGACCAATCATTAATGAACTAGCCAAAAATCACAATGGTGGCGGACACCCACTTGCTAGTGGAGCAACTGCCAAAGATCTTGATGAAGTAAAACAAATGTTTGAAGAACTAAAAGA